The Leptolyngbya subtilissima AS-A7 genome includes a region encoding these proteins:
- the deoC gene encoding deoxyribose-phosphate aldolase has protein sequence MARRPTADDGVDLAPYIDHSLLSPTTTAEQVAQWCAEGDRYGFASVCIAPCYVPQAVELLHNTKVKVCTVIGFPTGATTSGTKLYEAQEAAERGADELDVVINLGWLKTGNTDAIHREIATICEETGLLVKAILETAVLTPPEIALAAEVCMDAGVSFLKTSTGWQGGATVEVVRQLWELTQGQVGIKASGGIGTAAQAVALVQVGATRLGTSRGVDLMRQQQEEPAGEGDGADRP, from the coding sequence ATGGCCCGACGACCAACGGCAGATGACGGGGTAGATCTGGCGCCCTATATCGACCACTCTTTGCTTAGCCCTACGACTACGGCTGAGCAGGTGGCCCAATGGTGTGCTGAGGGCGATCGCTACGGGTTTGCCTCGGTTTGCATTGCCCCCTGCTATGTGCCCCAGGCCGTGGAGCTTCTGCACAATACTAAGGTGAAGGTCTGTACGGTAATTGGCTTTCCCACCGGGGCAACGACCTCAGGCACTAAGCTTTACGAGGCTCAGGAAGCGGCTGAGCGGGGAGCCGACGAGCTTGATGTTGTAATTAACTTGGGGTGGCTGAAAACGGGCAATACCGATGCCATTCACCGAGAAATTGCCACTATTTGTGAAGAGACGGGTCTGCTGGTCAAAGCCATTCTCGAAACCGCCGTGCTTACCCCACCAGAAATCGCTCTCGCTGCCGAAGTTTGTATGGATGCTGGGGTTTCATTCTTAAAGACCAGTACCGGCTGGCAGGGGGGCGCTACCGTCGAAGTTGTGCGCCAGCTGTGGGAACTGACCCAAGGCCAGGTGGGCATTAAAGCCTCTGGCGGCATTGGCACGGCCGCCCAAGCGGTGGCCCTGGTGCAGGTAGGGGCAACCCGCCTAGGCACCTCGCGCGGGGTCGATCTAATGCGGCAGCAGCAAGAGGAGCCAGCTGGTGAGGGGGATGGCGCTGATCGCCCTTAG
- a CDS encoding roadblock/LC7 domain-containing protein yields MAISTEKLTNILQSFVTSTTDIQGAAVVTPDGLPLAASLPGGMDEERVSAMSAAMLSLGDRIGSELARGGIDRIFVEGDKGYGILTSCGEDAVFLVLADKAAKQGLLMLEIKRTLADLKAVLM; encoded by the coding sequence ATGGCTATTAGCACCGAAAAACTCACCAACATTTTGCAGAGCTTTGTCACCTCTACCACCGACATTCAAGGGGCAGCAGTGGTCACTCCCGACGGTCTGCCTTTGGCGGCCAGCCTGCCTGGCGGCATGGATGAAGAACGGGTTTCAGCTATGTCGGCCGCCATGCTGTCCCTAGGCGATCGCATCGGCAGCGAGCTGGCCCGCGGCGGCATCGATCGCATTTTTGTCGAGGGCGACAAAGGCTACGGCATTCTCACCAGCTGCGGCGAAGACGCCGTGTTCCTGGTGCTGGCCGACAAAGCGGCCAAGCAAGGCCTGCTGATGCTCGAAATCAAGCGCACCCTAGCCGATCTGAAAGCCGTTTTGATGTAG
- a CDS encoding GTP-binding protein encodes MEIMRLVVTGPVGAGKSTFIRSVSEIEVVDTDRRATDDTLLIKKRTTVAFDFGRLQFGPDMALHLYGTPGQSRFDFMWDILIQKAHAYILLVAAHRPHEFREARRIMTFMKQRSPAPMIIGLTHTDCSGAWDAANIALALGYPDPARRPPIVAVNANETASVAQAVISLVQFTWAGSLAPTT; translated from the coding sequence ATGGAAATCATGCGTTTAGTGGTCACCGGCCCTGTGGGGGCCGGCAAGTCCACCTTCATTCGATCCGTCAGCGAAATTGAGGTGGTAGACACCGATCGCCGCGCCACCGACGACACCCTGCTGATCAAAAAGCGCACCACCGTTGCCTTCGACTTTGGTCGCCTCCAGTTTGGCCCCGACATGGCCCTGCACCTCTACGGCACCCCCGGCCAGTCGCGCTTCGACTTTATGTGGGACATTCTGATTCAAAAGGCCCACGCCTACATTTTGCTAGTAGCGGCCCATCGACCCCACGAGTTTCGAGAAGCTCGCCGCATCATGACCTTCATGAAGCAGCGATCGCCCGCGCCCATGATCATCGGCCTTACCCACACCGACTGTTCCGGTGCCTGGGATGCCGCCAACATTGCCCTGGCCCTTGGCTACCCCGACCCCGCTCGCCGTCCGCCTATAGTTGCCGTCAACGCCAACGAAACTGCATCGGTGGCCCAGGCAGTGATTTCCCTAGTGCAGTTTACCTGGGCGGGCAGCTTAGCCCCTACGACCTAG
- a CDS encoding protoglobin domain-containing protein, giving the protein MSLEPNEFMSKMVSRIGLTADDRKVLQSTADWGLEIAPEMADYFYDYLGRDAEMSTILNESEGRIHRLRETFVAWFHEMFTGMDNWGDAYAERRWRIGLIHVRIGIGPQHVVPAMAVVVHEASKRALADGKDEQLRDALAKICMVDLAFIEQAYIEVSSAAVLKETGWSEGLFRRLVATGAGAM; this is encoded by the coding sequence ATGAGCCTTGAGCCCAATGAGTTTATGTCTAAGATGGTGTCGCGCATTGGCCTCACTGCCGACGACCGTAAAGTACTTCAATCCACAGCTGATTGGGGTTTAGAAATTGCCCCCGAAATGGCCGACTATTTCTATGATTATTTAGGTCGCGATGCCGAAATGAGCACCATTCTCAATGAGTCTGAGGGCAGAATTCATCGGCTGCGCGAAACCTTTGTGGCCTGGTTCCACGAAATGTTCACCGGCATGGATAACTGGGGCGATGCCTACGCCGAGCGGCGCTGGCGCATTGGTTTAATTCACGTGCGCATTGGCATTGGCCCCCAGCACGTGGTGCCTGCCATGGCCGTGGTTGTGCATGAGGCCAGCAAGCGCGCCCTGGCAGACGGCAAAGATGAGCAGCTGCGCGATGCCCTAGCCAAAATTTGCATGGTAGATCTGGCCTTTATTGAGCAAGCCTATATCGAAGTTTCTTCGGCAGCGGTGCTGAAAGAAACAGGTTGGTCTGAGGGTCTCTTTAGACGACTTGTTGCAACCGGCGCTGGGGCAATGTAG